A section of the Clostridium felsineum DSM 794 genome encodes:
- a CDS encoding LysR family transcriptional regulator, translating to MNLKQLEYFRTLARTEHYTKASKELYITQPSLSYSITELEKELKTHLFEKDGRNIKLTKYGSFFLSYVERALNELETGKKQLLKLTSSTEGKIDMAFIYTLGPTFIPNLVQSFSNNKEYEGIKFSFAQGNTKSLIEDLKREKFDLIFCSYKEDEPEIEFVPVAKQDLVLIVPKDHPLGILDTIDLKASEDYPYILFNQKSGLRPIINDMFNRADINPEIICEVEEDSAVAGLVSIGYGIAIIPKIPNLSNFNVKIINIEKPLYERYIYAARCKNLYHSPAMLSFFSFALNYGKENYLNKDIKV from the coding sequence ATGAATTTAAAGCAATTAGAATATTTTCGAACTCTTGCTAGAACTGAGCACTATACTAAAGCCTCTAAAGAACTCTACATAACTCAACCAAGCTTAAGCTATAGTATTACAGAACTTGAGAAAGAACTAAAAACACATTTGTTTGAAAAAGATGGCAGGAACATAAAGTTGACAAAATATGGTTCGTTTTTTTTGTCTTATGTTGAAAGAGCTTTAAATGAATTAGAAACTGGTAAAAAGCAATTATTAAAATTAACAAGTTCCACTGAGGGAAAAATTGATATGGCATTTATTTATACTTTAGGGCCTACTTTTATACCAAATTTAGTACAGTCCTTTTCAAATAACAAAGAATATGAAGGTATAAAATTTTCTTTCGCACAGGGCAATACTAAGAGCCTTATTGAAGACTTAAAAAGAGAAAAATTTGATTTAATCTTTTGTTCTTATAAAGAAGATGAACCCGAAATTGAATTTGTTCCAGTGGCTAAGCAGGATTTAGTACTTATTGTACCCAAAGATCACCCTCTAGGCATTTTAGATACTATAGATTTAAAAGCTTCTGAGGATTATCCTTATATTTTATTTAATCAAAAAAGTGGTTTAAGACCTATTATAAATGATATGTTTAATCGCGCTGATATAAATCCTGAAATTATTTGTGAGGTTGAAGAAGACAGTGCTGTTGCTGGACTGGTATCTATCGGTTATGGTATTGCTATAATACCTAAAATACCCAATTTATCGAATTTTAATGTGAAAATTATTAATATAGAAAAACCTTTGTATGAACGATATATATATGCAGCTAGATGTAAAAATTTATATCACAGCCCTGCTATGCTTTCTTTCTTTTCCTTTGCTCTTAACTACGGAAAAGAGAATTATTTAAATAAGGATATAAAGGTATGA
- a CDS encoding FAD-dependent oxidoreductase: MKYKNLLSPIVINRMSVRNRVVMTPMGTNFADVDGEFKENHIKYYEQRAKGGTGLIIVENACVDFPLGSNGTTQIRIDHDRFMPSLNELVNRVHRFGASIAIQINHSGASAVPGRIGQTPVSSSNIPSKTGGAVPRELTKDEIYEIAKKYGEAAKRAQSAGFDAIEIHGGHSYLISQFLSPVYNKREDEFGGSVENRTRFARLVIDSIRKEVGPIMPISLRVSAEEFVEGGNTLEDTLKILEYLDDGVDIYNVSAALNDSLYYQIDQMNLEDGWRAYMSEAVKKKFDKPVIITGNIRDPKVAEKIIEDKKADFIGMGRGLIAEPYWVEKVKNNEEALLRKCISCNIGCANNRIAANCPIKCTVNPDLINNDEYKKNKVKKPTNVVVIGGGTAGLEAACTAAEVGCTTFLIEEKSYLGGLASEISRLPDKKRISDFPKYLVNRSETLSNLFVFKNTKADAEVIKKFNPDVIVNATGSTPLLPPIEGLKENINKENGKVKSIFGLLNDVDKYDHDYSGKDIVVVGGGAVGLDVAEFFSKRNAKVKMVEMMPVVAKDLDLITKMSMMKEMKEHEVEIYTETVLKEVCEDHFKVTKDGKELDLNFDYGFVCLGMKAYNPEFTAILENFEDAEVLNIGDSRQARKIISGTEEGRNIIFTLKKIGVM; encoded by the coding sequence ATGAAATATAAAAATCTCTTAAGTCCAATAGTTATAAATAGAATGTCAGTGAGAAATAGAGTAGTTATGACACCTATGGGAACGAATTTTGCTGATGTAGATGGGGAATTTAAAGAAAATCATATAAAATATTATGAGCAAAGAGCTAAAGGTGGAACTGGTTTAATAATAGTTGAAAATGCATGTGTAGATTTTCCTCTAGGATCAAACGGAACAACTCAAATAAGAATAGATCACGATAGATTTATGCCATCCTTAAATGAGTTAGTAAATAGAGTACATAGGTTTGGAGCATCAATTGCAATCCAAATAAATCATTCAGGAGCATCTGCTGTTCCAGGTAGAATTGGACAAACTCCTGTATCATCTTCTAACATACCATCAAAAACAGGTGGAGCGGTTCCGAGAGAACTTACAAAGGATGAAATATATGAAATAGCTAAAAAATATGGTGAAGCTGCAAAGAGAGCTCAAAGTGCAGGCTTTGATGCTATAGAAATTCATGGAGGACACTCGTATTTAATAAGCCAATTTTTATCACCGGTTTATAATAAAAGAGAAGATGAATTTGGTGGAAGTGTTGAAAACAGAACTAGATTCGCAAGACTTGTTATAGATAGTATAAGAAAAGAAGTTGGACCAATAATGCCGATTTCTTTAAGAGTAAGTGCAGAAGAATTTGTAGAGGGTGGAAACACTTTAGAGGACACACTAAAAATATTAGAATATTTAGATGACGGAGTAGATATATATAATGTTTCAGCAGCACTTAATGATTCGCTTTATTATCAAATAGATCAAATGAATCTTGAAGATGGATGGCGTGCGTACATGTCTGAAGCTGTTAAGAAGAAATTTGACAAGCCAGTAATAATAACAGGAAATATTCGTGATCCAAAGGTTGCAGAGAAAATTATTGAAGATAAAAAAGCAGACTTTATTGGAATGGGACGTGGTCTTATTGCAGAGCCTTATTGGGTTGAAAAGGTTAAAAACAATGAAGAAGCTTTACTTAGAAAATGTATTTCTTGTAATATTGGATGTGCTAACAATCGTATAGCTGCAAATTGTCCAATAAAATGTACAGTAAATCCAGATTTAATTAACAATGATGAATATAAGAAAAATAAAGTTAAGAAACCTACAAATGTTGTAGTTATAGGTGGAGGAACTGCTGGTCTTGAAGCAGCTTGTACAGCAGCAGAAGTTGGATGTACTACTTTCTTAATTGAAGAAAAGTCATATTTAGGTGGACTTGCAAGTGAGATTTCTAGATTACCCGATAAGAAGAGAATATCAGATTTTCCTAAATACTTAGTAAATAGAAGTGAGACTTTAAGTAATTTATTTGTTTTCAAAAATACTAAAGCAGATGCAGAAGTAATAAAGAAATTTAATCCAGATGTTATAGTTAATGCAACTGGTTCTACGCCACTATTACCACCAATTGAAGGATTAAAAGAAAACATAAATAAAGAAAATGGAAAAGTTAAATCCATATTTGGTTTACTTAATGATGTAGATAAGTACGATCACGACTATTCAGGAAAAGATATAGTAGTAGTTGGTGGTGGTGCAGTAGGTCTTGATGTGGCAGAATTTTTCTCAAAGAGAAATGCCAAAGTTAAAATGGTAGAAATGATGCCAGTAGTAGCTAAAGATTTGGACTTAATAACAAAAATGTCTATGATGAAAGAAATGAAAGAACATGAAGTAGAAATTTATACAGAAACTGTTCTTAAAGAAGTATGTGAAGATCACTTCAAAGTTACTAAAGATGGTAAAGAGTTAGA